The DNA window TGATGCGCGAGCTGGCCCGCCAGCCAGGACTCACGAGCCCCGTCTCCCCCGCGTCCCAGGCCGCCATCGCGACCTCGGAGCCGGGAGGCCAGGCCTCGAGCTCCGAGTCAGGGCGCACGCTGGAGTCACAGCGCAAGGACATGGAGCGGCAGGCCATGGTGGACGCCCTGAAGCGAGCGGGAGACAACCGCACGCTCGCGGCGCGCCTGCTCGGCATCAGCCGCCGCACGCTCTACAACAAGCTGGAGGAGCACGGCCTGCTGTAGCCCCGTGGCGAGCGCGGCGTCACGCCTCCACGGCGGTCGCCGCCTCGCCCATCAGTGCCTCCAGCTCGTCGTGGAAGTCCTGGATGAGCACGCGAGGGTCCGGCACGCGAAGGACATCCGCGGCCACGCCCACCGTCACCTGTCCCGCGTAGCTGAAGAGGCTCACCCCCACGCCGAGCTGCGCCGCCTGGGGCACCCAGAACGTGAGCTCGCGCAGCCGCACACCCGCCAGGGACACGGGCTGACGAGGACCGGGCACATTCGTCGCCACCAGCGACGCCTTCGAGCCGACGACATCCACCACCATCCGCTCGAGGGGCGCGGGCGTGTAGCCCAAGAGCTCCAGCGCGCTGAACGTCACCACGGCCTCGGGTGACTTCTTCACCGCCGCCATGCGCCGGGCCACCTCACGCAGCCGACGCCGCGGCGTCTCCGCGTGCAGCGGCAACCGCAGGAACACCACGCCGAAGCGGTTGCCCAGCTCGCGAGGCACGGGCTCGTCGAGCGGGCGGAGGTTCACCGGCACCAGCGCATGCATGTCCTCGGGAGGCACGTCGCGAGCCATCAGGTAGCGCCGCAGTGCCCCCGAGAGCACCGCGAGCAGCACGTCGTTGACCGTCCCGCCCAGGGCCTGGCCCGCAAGCTTCACCCGCTCCAGCGAGATGGGCGTGGACCACGCGGCGCGCTTCTGTGGCCCCAGCGTGCCGCGCAGGGGCGTGCGAGGGTCCGGCGGAATCACCATCAACTTCCCCAGCGCCGCCGCGCCCAGCGCGCCCTGCCGCATCAGGTCTCCGGCCAGGATGGGCTCGGCAGCGAGCTCCGCGCCCTTGCGAAACACCGTCCGCGCCGTGCCCGCCACCGCGAGGGCCCCGCGCACCCACCGCCCCAGGCCCGCCTCCGGTGATGACCTCGGACGCTCCCACACAGGCTCGGGCGCCACCGCCTGCCCCCCTTCCCCATCGGTGAGCGTGAGCAGCACGCGCGCCAGGGCGATGCCATCGGAGATGCAGTGGTGCAGCCGGGCCAGCAGCACATCGCCGCCCTCGGCGCCTTCGAGCACGTGGACCTGCCACAGCGGGCGCGAGCGCTCCAGCGGCGTGCTCATCCACTGGCTCACCAGCGCCTCCTGCGCGGCGCGATCTCCCGGAGCGGGGACTTGGAGACGGACCAGGTGCGCGTCGAGGTCGAAGTCCTCCGCGTCCTCCCAGTGCGGCGCCCCCAACCGCCCCAGCACCACCCGCTGGCGGAAGCGCGGATAGCGCTCCAGCAGTCGCGTGATGACCAGGGTGCGCAGGCGCTCGAAGTCGAGCCGGCCCTCGAAGCCCAGCACGACGGTAATCATCATCAGATTGGCGGGCGTCTCCATGTGGAACCAGAGCGCGTCCACGCTCGCCATCCGCTCCTGCGTCGCCATCGCCTCGGGTCCCTTCCGGTGGGGTCACCCGATGATGGCGC is part of the Myxococcus landrumus genome and encodes:
- a CDS encoding WS/DGAT/MGAT family O-acyltransferase translates to MATQERMASVDALWFHMETPANLMMITVVLGFEGRLDFERLRTLVITRLLERYPRFRQRVVLGRLGAPHWEDAEDFDLDAHLVRLQVPAPGDRAAQEALVSQWMSTPLERSRPLWQVHVLEGAEGGDVLLARLHHCISDGIALARVLLTLTDGEGGQAVAPEPVWERPRSSPEAGLGRWVRGALAVAGTARTVFRKGAELAAEPILAGDLMRQGALGAAALGKLMVIPPDPRTPLRGTLGPQKRAAWSTPISLERVKLAGQALGGTVNDVLLAVLSGALRRYLMARDVPPEDMHALVPVNLRPLDEPVPRELGNRFGVVFLRLPLHAETPRRRLREVARRMAAVKKSPEAVVTFSALELLGYTPAPLERMVVDVVGSKASLVATNVPGPRQPVSLAGVRLRELTFWVPQAAQLGVGVSLFSYAGQVTVGVAADVLRVPDPRVLIQDFHDELEALMGEAATAVEA